In bacterium, a single window of DNA contains:
- a CDS encoding PadR family transcriptional regulator, with translation MSKVDVLQGTLDLLILRTVQLEPLHGYGIAQRLEQITRGTFQVNGGSLFPALYALEKNGYLRSEWRATENNRRAKYYALTPGGRRKLTEEKRHWARIVAAMQLVLDVSK, from the coding sequence ATGAGCAAAGTCGACGTGCTGCAGGGGACATTGGATCTACTAATTCTCCGTACAGTTCAGCTGGAACCCTTGCATGGCTATGGGATTGCGCAGCGGCTCGAACAGATCACGCGCGGAACATTCCAGGTGAACGGCGGGTCCCTTTTTCCCGCGCTCTATGCGCTCGAAAAGAATGGCTACCTGCGCTCCGAGTGGCGCGCCACGGAGAACAATCGCCGCGCAAAGTACTACGCTCTAACGCCGGGCGGAAGACGCAAGCTCACCGAAGAGAAGCGCCACTGGGCCCGCATCGTTGCGGCCATGCAACTGGTATTAGATGTGAGTAAATGA
- a CDS encoding formylglycine-generating enzyme family protein, translated as MERKGNEMLFIPGGEFEMGISPQEAENLVREFFHPDDEINPYLLYTETPNRKVRVQDFSISKYEITNREYKEFVDAGGYANKDLWRELVSIQELNTALMGWERIELFRDHTGNPGPASWENGTYPEGTADHPVNGVSWFEAMAYCRWKKCRLPTEAEWEYAARGADQRMFPWGNSTDVGVLEDKSPFGVVDMAGKVSEWVAETWYPYPNSPLGKLEKVEEEYGIIRGGNYLSEAFQMRTTYRERTSRLDTSMPVGFRCAR; from the coding sequence ATGGAAAGGAAAGGAAACGAAATGCTCTTTATTCCGGGCGGAGAATTTGAAATGGGAATTTCACCGCAAGAAGCAGAAAATCTTGTTCGCGAGTTTTTTCATCCCGATGACGAAATCAATCCTTACCTTTTATATACCGAAACGCCAAACCGCAAAGTAAGAGTTCAAGATTTCAGCATCTCAAAGTATGAAATTACGAATCGCGAGTACAAAGAATTTGTGGATGCAGGCGGTTATGCAAACAAGGATCTTTGGAGGGAGCTCGTTTCGATTCAGGAACTCAATACAGCGCTGATGGGTTGGGAACGGATCGAATTGTTTCGGGACCACACCGGCAATCCTGGTCCGGCATCCTGGGAAAATGGAACCTATCCGGAAGGGACTGCCGATCATCCGGTGAATGGCGTTTCCTGGTTTGAAGCAATGGCCTATTGCAGATGGAAAAAGTGCAGATTGCCCACCGAAGCCGAATGGGAATACGCAGCTCGCGGAGCGGATCAGCGCATGTTTCCCTGGGGAAACAGCACCGATGTGGGTGTCCTTGAAGATAAAAGTCCATTTGGCGTGGTCGACATGGCAGGCAAAGTTTCCGAATGGGTCGCTGAAACCTGGTACCCGTATCCCAATTCTCCACTCGGAAAACTGGAGAAGGTGGAGGAAGAGTACGGAATCATTCGCGGAGGGAATTACCTTTCGGAAGCTTTCCAGATGAGAACCACCTATCGCGAACGCACATCGCGTTTGGATACTTCGATGCCGGTAGGTTTTCGCTGCGCACGATAG